The Virgibacillus dokdonensis genome includes a window with the following:
- a CDS encoding Asp23/Gls24 family envelope stress response protein — protein MSIELHTNDGQVTITNEVIATIAGGAAVECYGIVGMASKSQIRDGIAEILRKENFSKGVIVRQEQHHLHIDMYIIVSYGTKISEIAHNVQSKVKYTLNQSLGLEIDSVNIYIQGVRVTQE, from the coding sequence ATGTCCATTGAACTGCATACAAATGATGGTCAAGTAACAATAACAAACGAAGTAATTGCAACGATTGCTGGAGGGGCTGCGGTAGAGTGTTACGGTATTGTTGGGATGGCTTCAAAAAGTCAAATACGGGACGGTATTGCGGAAATTTTACGTAAAGAAAATTTCTCTAAAGGTGTTATTGTTCGTCAAGAGCAACATCATCTGCATATCGACATGTATATTATTGTAAGTTATGGTACAAAAATATCTGAGATTGCTCATAATGTTCAATCAAAAGTTAAATACACGCTAAATCAATCTCTCGGTTTGGAGATTGATTCTGTCAATATTTATATTCAAGGAGTTCGTGTTACTCAAGAATAA
- the sdaAA gene encoding L-serine ammonia-lyase, iron-sulfur-dependent, subunit alpha: protein MFRTVQELVEIAEMKAIFISEVMIRQEMEVKEKTREQLYEEMEKNLQVMEKAIEDALQGVESVTGLTGGDAVLIQKYIHEKNPLSGPLLLDAVSKAMGTNEVNAAMGTICATPTAGSAGCVPGTLFAVKNQLNPTREQMMRYLFTAGAFGFVVANNASISGAAGGCQAEVGSAGAMASAGIVEMAGGTPQQSAEAFAMTLKNMLGLVCDPVAGLVEVPCVKRNAGGSSLAIVSADMALAGVTSRIPCDEVIGAMYRIGKQMPSSLRETGEGGLADTPTGRWLKDKLLGLTS, encoded by the coding sequence ATGTTTCGGACTGTTCAAGAATTAGTGGAGATAGCTGAAATGAAAGCAATATTTATTTCAGAAGTGATGATTCGTCAGGAAATGGAAGTAAAAGAAAAAACACGTGAGCAGTTATATGAAGAGATGGAGAAGAACTTACAAGTCATGGAAAAAGCGATTGAAGATGCTTTGCAAGGAGTGGAATCCGTTACTGGCTTAACTGGTGGAGATGCGGTTCTTATCCAAAAATATATACATGAGAAAAACCCGCTTTCTGGTCCATTGCTACTGGATGCTGTAAGTAAAGCGATGGGAACGAATGAAGTAAACGCTGCAATGGGAACAATTTGTGCTACTCCTACTGCAGGAAGTGCTGGGTGTGTTCCTGGTACGTTGTTTGCTGTAAAGAATCAATTGAATCCAACACGTGAACAAATGATGCGGTATTTATTTACCGCTGGCGCATTTGGCTTTGTAGTAGCGAATAATGCATCTATCTCAGGGGCTGCGGGAGGATGCCAAGCCGAAGTAGGGTCAGCTGGAGCAATGGCATCCGCTGGTATTGTGGAGATGGCTGGGGGAACACCACAGCAATCCGCAGAAGCATTCGCCATGACATTAAAAAACATGCTTGGACTTGTTTGCGATCCCGTTGCTGGCCTTGTTGAAGTTCCGTGTGTGAAAAGAAACGCTGGTGGATCTTCGTTAGCAATTGTTTCGGCTGATATGGCACTAGCTGGTGTAACGAGTAGAATTCCTTGTGATGAAGTAATTGGCGCTATGTATAGAATTGGAAAGCAAATGCCATCCAGTTTACGAGAAACGGGAGAAGGCGGATTAGCCGATACACCAACTGGACGCTGGCTAAAAGATAAATTATTAGGACTAACAAGCTAA
- the sdaAB gene encoding L-serine ammonia-lyase, iron-sulfur-dependent subunit beta: MKYNSVFDIIGPVMIGPSSSHTAGAARIGKAAHSLFGRVPTWVKIHLYESFAKTYKGHGTDFALVGGLLGFDTDDTRMKDALKIAKERNMQIEFIEDSAAVNHPNTVRLKIGDVGDSLELVGVSIGGGKVEITELNGFELRLSGNHPAILIMHNDRFGAIASVTSVLAKHEVNIGHMEVNRKDVGKEALMVIEVDQNVDDDILRELEKAEYIIRIAKINS, encoded by the coding sequence TTGAAATACAATTCTGTTTTCGACATTATCGGACCTGTTATGATTGGTCCGTCAAGTTCACATACAGCTGGTGCAGCTAGAATTGGTAAAGCTGCACATAGTTTATTTGGTAGAGTCCCAACATGGGTTAAGATTCATCTTTATGAATCATTTGCAAAAACATATAAAGGTCATGGAACAGATTTTGCACTAGTGGGTGGTTTGCTCGGTTTTGATACAGATGATACACGTATGAAGGATGCATTAAAAATAGCTAAAGAACGTAACATGCAAATAGAATTTATTGAAGATAGCGCTGCCGTCAATCATCCAAATACGGTACGATTAAAAATAGGCGATGTGGGAGATTCCTTGGAATTGGTAGGTGTATCGATTGGTGGTGGAAAGGTAGAAATTACGGAACTAAATGGTTTTGAATTACGTTTATCCGGAAACCATCCAGCGATTTTAATTATGCATAATGATCGTTTTGGAGCTATCGCTTCTGTAACGTCTGTTCTAGCTAAGCATGAAGTCAATATTGGTCACATGGAAGTAAACCGAAAAGATGTCGGGAAGGAAGCGTTGATGGTTATAGAAGTTGACCAAAACGTCGATGATGATATATTGCGTGAACTAGAAAAAGCAGAGTACATTATCCGAATTGCTAAGATTAATAGTTAA
- a CDS encoding NCS2 family permease — MPDKKSNLKLANNSTLRNEWVAGLIGYLTTMYIVVVNGSILSEAGISLESGMIATILASFIGTLLMGIFGKLPLIVIPGMGINALFAYSIIGGTSLTFHEGLAVVFIAAIVFLITAFTKLGVLFKKAIPDSLKHAITVGLGLFLILIGLEKSGLISKGSNTIIAMGDFTSSTVIVSLITLFLAIFLFVKNIPANFLITMVLGTIIAAIGGIIQPGNQSLQVEWSDVLFIPSFNAVGELSFWLSVFPLSMILIFENMGLLHGQLSMLKREDQYQRAYQVTAFSTLTCAFLGTSPTVSAAENAAVIASKGRTRITAIIASFLFLATIVLIPWITMIPNTAISPILIIVGFLMVQNIKQLPLDNLSESLPAFLIVVMIPFTYSIADGMAFGFIAYPIVKLAIGEKHELSAPLLVISSLFLLDFVIKMIGI; from the coding sequence ATGCCTGATAAGAAAAGCAACTTGAAACTAGCCAATAATTCTACCCTACGTAACGAATGGGTCGCAGGCTTAATTGGTTACCTTACAACAATGTACATTGTTGTCGTCAATGGTTCCATTCTTAGCGAAGCTGGAATTTCGTTAGAAAGCGGCATGATCGCCACTATTCTTGCTAGCTTCATTGGAACATTATTGATGGGGATATTCGGAAAACTTCCGCTAATAGTTATCCCTGGTATGGGTATAAACGCATTATTTGCATACTCCATTATCGGTGGAACTAGTCTAACTTTTCATGAAGGTTTGGCTGTTGTCTTTATTGCAGCGATTGTTTTTTTAATTACCGCTTTTACAAAGTTAGGTGTATTATTTAAAAAAGCAATTCCTGATTCATTAAAACACGCTATCACCGTCGGGTTAGGTCTATTTTTAATTTTAATTGGACTCGAGAAAAGCGGACTTATTAGTAAAGGAAGTAATACCATTATTGCTATGGGTGATTTCACATCCTCTACAGTTATTGTTAGTTTAATCACACTATTTCTAGCAATATTTTTATTTGTTAAAAATATCCCAGCTAACTTTTTAATTACGATGGTATTAGGGACCATTATTGCTGCTATCGGCGGAATTATCCAACCGGGTAATCAATCATTGCAAGTAGAGTGGAGTGACGTACTCTTTATTCCTTCTTTTAACGCAGTTGGTGAACTTTCATTCTGGTTATCCGTTTTTCCTTTATCGATGATTTTAATATTCGAAAATATGGGGCTTTTACACGGACAACTCTCTATGCTAAAACGTGAAGATCAGTACCAAAGAGCTTATCAAGTCACTGCATTTTCAACTTTAACTTGCGCGTTCCTAGGTACTTCACCTACTGTTTCTGCTGCTGAAAACGCAGCTGTGATAGCTTCTAAAGGAAGAACAAGAATAACAGCAATTATTGCCAGCTTTCTTTTCTTAGCAACCATTGTATTGATCCCTTGGATTACAATGATACCTAATACGGCAATAAGCCCCATTTTAATCATTGTTGGCTTTTTAATGGTGCAAAATATAAAGCAACTGCCACTTGATAACTTATCAGAATCATTGCCAGCTTTTTTAATTGTTGTCATGATCCCATTTACGTACAGCATTGCAGATGGAATGGCTTTTGGCTTTATCGCTTACCCAATTGTTAAATTGGCAATTGGTGAAAAACACGAGCTTTCAGCACCGCTCTTAGTTATTTCTAGTTTATTCTTGCTTGATTTTGTTATAAAAATGATAGGGATTTAA
- the spoVM gene encoding stage V sporulation protein SpoVM: MKFYTIKLPKFIGGFVRVIIGTFKKEK; encoded by the coding sequence ATGAAATTTTATACGATTAAGCTCCCAAAGTTTATAGGTGGATTTGTAAGAGTGATTATTGGTACATTTAAGAAAGAGAAGTAA
- the rsgA gene encoding ribosome small subunit-dependent GTPase A: MAKGRIIKAISGFYYVQADGDLYQCKGRGVFRKKKITPLVGDVVTFDFSGDNEGYILEIHERDNELLRPPIANIDQAIIVTSAMKPAFNATLLDRFLVLVESNLIKPVIFFTKLDVAEKERDRFEKYQKDYQKIGYDVELLSVKHSDHTSILKRYLKDKITVIAGQSGVGKTTLLNAIDPSLALKTGEISDSLGRGRHTTRHVELLPMFGGLVADTPGFSSLEFQDLSASELADCFPEIRERKANCKFRGCMHIKEPKCAVKQAVEDGEITGYRYDHYVRFYEEIKLRKPRY, encoded by the coding sequence ATGGCAAAAGGGAGAATAATTAAAGCTATAAGCGGTTTTTACTATGTACAAGCTGACGGAGATCTGTACCAATGTAAAGGCAGGGGAGTTTTTCGTAAAAAAAAAATAACGCCTTTAGTTGGTGATGTAGTAACCTTTGACTTTAGTGGTGACAATGAAGGATATATTTTAGAAATACATGAAAGAGATAACGAATTACTTCGCCCGCCGATTGCAAATATTGATCAAGCAATCATAGTTACTTCTGCAATGAAGCCTGCTTTTAATGCAACATTGCTTGATCGTTTCCTGGTTTTAGTAGAATCCAATTTGATTAAGCCAGTTATCTTCTTTACCAAATTGGATGTCGCGGAAAAGGAAAGAGATCGATTTGAAAAATATCAAAAAGATTATCAAAAAATCGGTTATGACGTGGAGTTACTATCCGTTAAGCATTCCGATCATACATCCATTTTGAAACGGTATTTAAAAGATAAAATTACAGTCATTGCTGGGCAATCGGGTGTAGGAAAAACAACATTACTCAATGCGATAGATCCTTCTCTTGCATTAAAAACAGGAGAAATTTCCGATAGTCTTGGTCGAGGAAGACATACAACAAGACATGTGGAATTACTTCCTATGTTTGGCGGACTTGTTGCAGATACACCCGGTTTTAGTTCTTTGGAATTTCAAGATTTAAGCGCATCTGAACTAGCTGATTGTTTTCCAGAGATAAGAGAAAGAAAAGCAAATTGTAAATTCCGTGGCTGCATGCATATAAAAGAGCCTAAATGTGCCGTTAAGCAAGCGGTTGAAGACGGTGAAATAACGGGTTATCGCTATGACCATTATGTACGTTTTTACGAAGAAATCAAATTAAGAAAGCCGAGGTATTAA
- a CDS encoding thiamine diphosphokinase, producing MTVVGIVGNAPGNHPDLKTYKEEVDFWIGADRGAWVLATYDLPITYAIGDFDSTTKEEKSLIDKHAHYVHVYPSEKDETDLELALNKAYELDPDTIYLFGVSGGRKDHEFINVQLLYVILSKGIRGIIIDIANYLELTFPGKYTVLHDINYPIISFVPFSKEVKGITLTHFYYPLTNANISWGSTLCISNKLIRNSGTFSYKEGILLLVKSRD from the coding sequence GTGACTGTAGTAGGCATTGTAGGTAATGCACCTGGAAACCATCCTGATTTAAAAACATACAAGGAAGAGGTGGATTTTTGGATAGGTGCTGATCGAGGTGCATGGGTTTTAGCTACTTACGATTTGCCAATTACCTATGCTATTGGGGATTTTGATTCTACAACGAAAGAGGAAAAATCGCTAATTGATAAACATGCACACTACGTTCATGTTTATCCTTCTGAAAAGGACGAAACAGACTTAGAATTAGCTTTAAACAAAGCTTATGAACTGGATCCGGACACAATCTATTTATTTGGTGTATCAGGAGGGCGTAAAGATCACGAGTTCATCAATGTACAATTGCTTTATGTTATTTTATCGAAAGGGATTCGTGGAATTATAATTGACATAGCGAATTATTTAGAATTAACGTTTCCAGGCAAGTACACAGTTCTACATGATATCAATTATCCGATCATTTCTTTCGTGCCTTTTTCGAAAGAAGTGAAAGGTATTACGCTAACACATTTTTACTACCCTTTAACGAATGCGAATATTTCATGGGGGTCCACGTTATGTATTTCAAACAAGCTAATTAGAAATAGTGGTACTTTTTCTTACAAAGAAGGCATATTATTATTAGTAAAGAGCCGTGATTAG
- a CDS encoding DAK2 domain-containing protein: MSLQQIDGKRLAQMILSGAHHLSNNAKRIDALNVFPVPDGDTGTNMNLTITSGANEVKNIQSTQVYEVAQAFSKGLLMGARGNSGVILSQIFRGFAKGLGKEEVVTTKGLAKAFESAVSTAYNAVMKPVEGTILTVAKDSGNKAVAIAEDETDIITLMEEVVAEAKASLKRTPDLLPVLKEVGVVDSGGQGLVTIYEGFLASLKGEELPEGTSNINMDEMVNAEHHKITQDFMNTEDIKFGYCTEFMVKFEEEKVSKHPFDEEAFRQELSNHGDSLLVVSDEELIKVHIHSEYPGECLTLGQRYGSLINMKIENMREQHTALVGKKENKSTEPVEYAIVTVAMGEGVKELLESLGASVVIQGGQTMNPSTQDITNAIKQANAKKVLLLPNNKNIFMAADQAAELATEDVRVVPTKTIPQGISAMLAFHPDHDLDTNQKAMDEARKNVKTGQITYAVRDTQMDGITIKKDHFMGIADGKIVTTNADKMATVKLLLEKIITEDDEILTVLQGEDGTDEETQALMAYIEEKYEDIEVEVHNGKQPIYAFIFSVE, translated from the coding sequence GTGAGTTTACAACAAATCGATGGCAAGAGACTGGCACAAATGATTTTGTCTGGTGCTCATCATTTGTCCAATAATGCCAAGAGAATTGATGCATTAAATGTTTTCCCTGTACCAGATGGGGATACAGGAACGAATATGAACCTAACGATTACTTCTGGGGCAAATGAAGTGAAAAATATCCAAAGTACCCAAGTATACGAAGTTGCGCAGGCATTTTCCAAAGGGCTCTTAATGGGTGCAAGAGGGAATTCAGGTGTTATATTATCGCAAATATTTCGTGGTTTTGCAAAAGGGTTGGGAAAAGAAGAAGTTGTTACAACAAAAGGGCTTGCAAAAGCATTTGAAAGTGCTGTATCCACAGCATATAATGCTGTAATGAAGCCAGTTGAAGGAACTATTTTAACTGTGGCAAAAGATTCTGGAAATAAGGCGGTTGCGATCGCCGAAGATGAAACAGATATTATTACCTTAATGGAGGAAGTTGTAGCTGAAGCAAAAGCTTCTTTAAAGCGCACACCTGACCTACTCCCTGTTTTAAAAGAAGTTGGAGTGGTGGATTCAGGTGGACAAGGATTAGTAACGATTTATGAAGGCTTTTTAGCTTCCTTAAAAGGGGAAGAGCTACCTGAAGGCACTTCAAATATTAATATGGACGAAATGGTTAATGCAGAGCACCATAAAATAACACAAGATTTTATGAATACCGAGGATATCAAGTTTGGTTATTGTACGGAATTCATGGTGAAATTTGAAGAAGAAAAGGTAAGCAAGCACCCTTTTGATGAAGAAGCATTCCGTCAAGAATTAAGCAACCATGGTGATTCTTTATTAGTTGTAAGTGATGAAGAACTAATAAAAGTGCACATTCACTCAGAATATCCTGGAGAGTGTCTCACGCTAGGGCAACGCTATGGAAGTCTAATTAATATGAAAATAGAAAACATGCGCGAGCAGCATACAGCGTTAGTTGGGAAGAAAGAAAATAAATCTACAGAACCAGTAGAATATGCCATTGTTACAGTAGCTATGGGTGAAGGGGTAAAAGAATTGTTAGAAAGTTTAGGTGCCTCTGTCGTTATTCAAGGTGGTCAAACGATGAACCCAAGCACTCAGGATATTACGAACGCTATTAAACAAGCAAATGCTAAAAAAGTGCTGCTGTTACCTAATAACAAAAATATTTTTATGGCAGCTGACCAAGCGGCAGAATTAGCAACGGAAGATGTTCGAGTTGTACCAACCAAGACAATACCTCAAGGTATTAGCGCTATGTTGGCGTTCCATCCAGATCACGATCTAGATACGAACCAAAAGGCAATGGATGAGGCTAGAAAAAATGTAAAAACTGGTCAAATTACATATGCCGTTCGAGATACACAAATGGATGGTATTACTATCAAAAAGGATCATTTCATGGGAATTGCAGACGGGAAAATCGTCACTACCAATGCAGATAAAATGGCAACTGTTAAATTATTATTAGAAAAAATAATTACAGAAGACGATGAAATTTTAACTGTATTACAAGGTGAAGATGGTACGGATGAAGAAACCCAAGCGCTTATGGCATATATTGAAGAAAAATATGAAGATATTGAAGTAGAAGTTCATAATGGGAAACAACCAATCTATGCCTTTATTTTTTCTGTAGAGTAA
- the recG gene encoding ATP-dependent DNA helicase RecG, giving the protein MLTDPVTHVKGVGEKMGEDFAHIGIFTVEDLFNYFPYRYDVFEIKPLSELVHDDKVTIEGRVVHDPSLTFYGKQKSRLTFTLEVEQIAVKAVMFNRSFAKKHIHKGDIITLIGKWDAHRLQITVNTYKKGPALQQDEMHPVYPARGELSPGKLKKVMKQALASYSDTIGEILPATFLTAYKLPTRKEAYQTLHMPKNRSALKHARRRLIYEEFLVFQLKMQLLRKWKREATVGNAQNYNSKFVKEFIDTFPFTLTSAQQGALEQILTDMQSPYRMNRLLQGDVGSGKTAVAAICLYASVTAGKQGALMVPTEILAEQHYESLGKLFGGRAKIALLTGSMKGKRRKELVEQIYNQQIDIVIGTHALIQEDVQFSELGFVIVDEQHRFGVEQRRTLREKGLSPDVLFMTATPIPRTLAITAFGDMDVSVIDQMPLGRKEIETYWVRETMLDRVLQFVGSRIQTGEQAYVICPLIEESDKLDIQNAVDVYHQLRAYFPETVEIGLMHGRLTAEEKETIMKKFANNEVHLLVSTTVVEVGVNVPNATIMMIYDAERFGLSQLHQLRGRVGRGEKQSYCILIADPKGETGKERMRIMAETTDGFALSEQDLQLRGPGDFFGKKQSGLPEFKLADMIHDYRALETARQDAAKIIQDGLLETEEYALLSKYVENKFQMDEKLD; this is encoded by the coding sequence ATGTTAACCGATCCTGTTACCCACGTGAAAGGTGTCGGGGAGAAAATGGGTGAGGATTTTGCTCATATCGGCATTTTTACAGTAGAAGATTTATTCAATTATTTTCCCTATCGGTATGATGTTTTTGAAATAAAGCCATTGAGTGAGCTTGTACACGATGATAAAGTTACGATTGAGGGAAGGGTAGTCCACGATCCTTCTCTCACTTTTTATGGAAAGCAAAAATCAAGATTAACTTTTACATTGGAAGTAGAGCAAATTGCTGTAAAAGCGGTTATGTTTAATCGATCCTTCGCTAAAAAACATATACATAAAGGAGATATAATTACCCTTATCGGAAAATGGGACGCGCATCGCTTACAAATTACAGTAAATACGTATAAGAAAGGACCGGCTTTACAGCAAGATGAAATGCATCCTGTTTACCCTGCTCGCGGCGAACTCTCCCCTGGGAAGTTAAAGAAAGTCATGAAGCAGGCGTTGGCGAGTTATTCTGATACTATTGGGGAAATTCTCCCGGCAACTTTTTTAACTGCATATAAATTACCAACCCGTAAGGAAGCGTATCAGACGTTGCACATGCCTAAGAACCGAAGTGCTTTAAAACATGCACGTAGAAGGCTTATATATGAAGAGTTTTTAGTATTTCAGTTAAAAATGCAGTTGCTACGAAAATGGAAACGTGAGGCCACTGTTGGAAATGCACAAAACTATAACAGTAAGTTTGTTAAAGAATTTATAGATACATTTCCATTTACGCTAACGAGTGCACAGCAAGGCGCACTTGAGCAGATTTTAACGGATATGCAATCGCCTTATCGTATGAACCGTTTGCTTCAAGGTGATGTTGGGTCTGGAAAAACTGCTGTTGCAGCTATTTGCTTGTACGCTTCTGTTACAGCTGGGAAACAAGGCGCTTTAATGGTGCCTACGGAAATATTAGCAGAACAACACTATGAATCGCTCGGTAAATTATTTGGAGGACGAGCAAAGATTGCTTTACTTACTGGTTCCATGAAAGGAAAAAGACGTAAAGAACTAGTTGAACAAATTTACAATCAACAAATAGATATTGTTATCGGAACGCATGCTTTAATTCAAGAAGATGTGCAGTTTTCTGAGCTTGGGTTTGTTATTGTAGACGAACAGCATCGATTTGGTGTAGAGCAAAGACGAACCTTGAGAGAAAAAGGTTTATCCCCCGATGTTTTATTTATGACAGCCACTCCCATACCGCGTACTTTAGCTATAACAGCATTTGGAGATATGGATGTTTCCGTCATCGACCAGATGCCTTTAGGAAGAAAAGAGATTGAAACGTATTGGGTACGAGAAACGATGTTGGATCGCGTATTGCAATTTGTGGGTAGTCGTATTCAAACTGGCGAGCAGGCATACGTTATTTGCCCACTTATTGAAGAATCAGACAAATTGGATATTCAAAATGCGGTCGATGTGTATCACCAATTAAGGGCATATTTTCCTGAAACTGTAGAAATAGGTTTAATGCATGGAAGATTAACGGCTGAAGAAAAAGAAACAATCATGAAAAAATTTGCTAATAATGAAGTTCACCTACTTGTATCTACAACTGTAGTGGAAGTAGGAGTGAATGTTCCCAATGCAACAATTATGATGATTTATGACGCAGAGCGATTTGGATTATCACAATTGCATCAATTGCGGGGGAGGGTAGGCAGAGGAGAGAAACAAAGCTATTGTATCTTAATTGCTGACCCGAAAGGGGAAACAGGGAAAGAACGCATGCGGATTATGGCAGAGACGACAGATGGATTTGCATTATCGGAACAAGATTTGCAACTGCGTGGGCCAGGTGATTTTTTTGGAAAAAAACAAAGTGGCTTACCTGAATTTAAACTTGCTGACATGATTCACGACTACCGGGCATTAGAGACTGCTAGACAAGATGCTGCAAAGATTATTCAAGACGGTTTATTAGAAACGGAAGAATATGCATTGCTTTCAAAATATGTAGAGAATAAATTTCAAATGGATGAGAAATTGGATTAA
- the rpmB gene encoding 50S ribosomal protein L28, whose product MARKCVVTGRQTRTGNHRSHAMNSNKRKWKANVQKVRIMVDGKPKKVYVSARALKSGKVERV is encoded by the coding sequence ATGGCCAGAAAATGTGTTGTTACTGGACGCCAGACTCGCACTGGAAACCACCGCTCTCACGCAATGAATTCAAACAAGCGAAAATGGAAAGCTAATGTACAAAAAGTACGCATCATGGTAGATGGTAAACCGAAAAAAGTTTATGTTTCTGCACGCGCCCTAAAATCAGGGAAAGTGGAACGCGTATAA
- the rpe gene encoding ribulose-phosphate 3-epimerase has product MIKLAPSILAADFARLGEEVKEVDQFGADYIHVDVMDGHFVPNITLGPPIVEAIRPVTNLPLDVHLMIENPDQFIPSFAKAGADIITVHQEVCQHLHRTIQLIKEHGMKTGVVINPATPAETLLPILPDIDIILIMTVNPGFGGQSFIDGTLGKIKLVNKWREDFGFSFEIEVDGGVNSKTAKRCVDAGADVLVAGSAIFAQEDRNKAMQEILQAVKGSN; this is encoded by the coding sequence ATGATAAAATTAGCACCATCCATTTTAGCTGCAGATTTTGCTCGTTTAGGGGAAGAAGTGAAGGAAGTAGACCAATTTGGAGCTGACTATATCCATGTCGACGTGATGGACGGTCATTTTGTACCAAATATTACTTTAGGACCGCCAATCGTTGAAGCAATTCGTCCTGTAACAAATCTTCCGTTGGATGTTCATCTTATGATTGAAAATCCAGATCAATTTATACCTTCATTTGCTAAGGCAGGAGCGGATATCATTACAGTGCACCAAGAAGTTTGCCAACATTTACACAGAACTATTCAGCTTATCAAAGAACATGGAATGAAAACAGGCGTAGTCATTAATCCTGCTACTCCTGCTGAAACGTTACTGCCTATTTTACCTGACATCGATATAATTTTAATTATGACAGTTAATCCTGGATTTGGTGGACAATCGTTTATTGATGGTACGTTAGGAAAAATAAAGTTAGTAAATAAGTGGCGTGAAGATTTTGGTTTTTCTTTTGAGATTGAGGTTGATGGAGGGGTTAACTCCAAAACTGCCAAACGATGTGTAGATGCTGGTGCCGATGTACTCGTAGCGGGAAGTGCTATTTTTGCCCAAGAAGATCGTAACAAGGCGATGCAGGAAATTTTGCAGGCAGTAAAGGGGTCTAATTAA